The Drosophila nasuta strain 15112-1781.00 chromosome 2L, ASM2355853v1, whole genome shotgun sequence genome window below encodes:
- the LOC132789740 gene encoding chitinase-like protein Idgf2 codes for MLKSCELRIFPSTMKLLALILLLPCLYAEDEFYRDRNLVCFYNSDGVKLPIKDLALAVQFCTHLIYGYAGIRSDNYEAHSLNEELDIKNNHFTEVTSLKSKYPKLKVLLSVGGDRDIDEKHPNKYIELLEAGSESQKGFAKSALSLVKTYGFDGLDLAYQFPKNKPKEVQSTLGAALESVKKFFTGDSVVDSNAEKHKEQFISIAREVKDVLHPNGFLLSLTVLPNVNSTWYFDIPKLNGLVDFVNLATFDFLTPERNPEEADYTASLIGLTSQERLSHLNVLFQTDYWMNEFPVTKINLGIPAYGNAWKLTEESGNTGKPIIHHTNGPAPAGPYTKKAGLLSYTEICTMLANVEDEIEKDVQSPIEAVNFGNYAYRPAKGSGHEGIWISYDDLDTIRHKAMHADPLLGGVALFNLEYDDFGGVCSDKKFPVLRTIRKELGLPLKWQD; via the exons ATGCTAAAGTCGTGTGAATTAAGGATTTTTCCAAGCACCATGAAACTGTTAgctttaattttgttgctCCCGTGTCTTTATGCAGAAGACGAATTCTATCGCGATCGAAATTTAGTGTGCTTTTACAATTCAg ATGGAGTCAAGTTACCGATTAAAGACTTAGCTCTTGCCGTGCAGTTTTGCACGCATTTGATATATGGCTATGCAGGAATTCGTAGTGACAACTACGAGGCACACAGTTTAAACGAAGAGTTAGATAtcaaaaataatcattttacTGAAGTCACGTCTTTGAAAAGCAAATATCCTAAACTTAAAGTGCTACTGAGTGTGGGCGGTGATCGTGATATCGATGAAAAGCATCCGAATAAATACATTGAACTACTTGAGGCAGGAAGTGAGAGTCAAAAAGGTTTTGCTAAATCGGCTTTGTCGTTAGTTAAGACCTACGGATTCGATGGCCTTGATTTGGCTTATCAGTTTCCCAAAAACAAACCCAAGGAAGTGCAATCCACATTGGGAGCAGCTTTGGAAAGCGTCAAAAAATTCTTCACTGGCGATTCTGTTGTGGATTCTAATGCGGAAAAGCACAAGGAACAATTTATATCGATTGCTCGCGAAGTTAAGGATGTCCTGCATCCTAATGGCTTTCTGCTAAGCTTAACTGTGCTACCCAATGTTAACTCCACTT GGTACTTTGATATTCCGAAGCTCAACGGTCTCGTTGACTTTGTAAATCTTGCCACCTTTGACTTCTTAACTCCCGAGCGAAATCCCGAAGAAGCGGACTACACTGCGTCTCTTATCGGACTGACATCACAGGAGCGATTGTCTCATTTAAATGTTCTTTTTCAAACGGACTACTGGATGAATGAATTTCCTgtcacaaaaattaatttaggTATTCCAGCCTATGGAAATGCATGGAAACTAACTGAAGAATCGGGTAATACTGGCAAACCTATTATACATCACACAAATGGTCCTGCTCCAGCAGGTCCTTACACGAAGAAAGCTGGTCTTCTCAGCTACACAGAAATATGCACGATGTTGGCAAATGTAGAAGATGAAATTGAGAAGGATGTTCAGTCGCCAATAGAGGCTGTGAATTTTGGAAATTACGCTTACAGACCAGCAAAGGGTTCTGGACATGAGGGTATCTGGATTAGCTATGACGACTTGGATACCATAAGACATAAGGCAATGCATGCTGATCCATTATTAGGAGGTGTCGCTCTCTTTAATCTGGAGTACGATGACTTTGGAGGAGTGTGCTCGGACAAAAAGTTCCCAGTACTACGCACTATAAGAAAAGAATTGGGACTGCCTTTGAAATGGCAAGactaa
- the LOC132786764 gene encoding chitinase-like protein Idgf2, with translation MKLLVLFAFLACLHVSVTNAASNLVCYYNSASYTREGLGKLLNPDLEIALQFCSHLVYGYLGIRGDNYQAYSLNENLDVYKHQFDEVTSLKNKYKHLKVLLSVGGDYDIDADHPDKYIELLEGGKVRQAGFIQTAFSLVKNHNFDGLDLAFQFPRNKPRKVHSGLGATWKSIKKLFTGDFVVDTNAALHKEQFTAFVRDVKDSLRNDGLQLSLTVLPNVNSTWYFDAPALNGLVDFVNLAAFDFLTPARNPDEADYTSPLYSSATQNRLDHYNIDFQVQHWLQQGFPSQKLNLGIASYGNAWKLTAESGIEGTPVVQHTEGAAPAGLQSQKAGRLSYPEICGKLENQNNKYLKGNDSPLRRVTDPTKRHGTFAFRAVQEGITEGLWISYDDLETASNKADYVRVKNLGGVAFFDLSYDDFRGQCTNDRYPLLRAIKYRL, from the exons ATGAAgctgttggttttgtttgcgTTTCTCGCATGTCTGCATGTGAGTGTCACCAACGCAGCCTCAAACTTGGTTTGCTACTATAATTCGGCCAGCTATACTCGCGAAG GTCTGGGCAAGCTACTAAATCCAGATTTGGAGATCGCTCTACAGTTCTGTTCGCATTTGGTCTACGGTTATCTGGGAATACGCGGCGACAACTATCAGGCGTACAGTTTGAACGAGAACCTCGATGTGTACAAGCATCAGTTCGATGAAGTCACATCCCTGAAGAACAAGTACAAACACCTTAAAGTGCTGCTGAGTGTGGGCGGAGATTATGATATCGATGCCGATCATCCCGATAAGTATATTGAACTGCTCGAAGGCGGAAAAGTGCGTCAGGCAGGCTTCATTCAGACGGCCTTCTCCCTGGTGAAGAACCACAACTTTGATGGCCTCGATCTTGCATTCCAATTCCCACGCAACAAGCCCAGGAAGGTGCACAGCGGTCTTGGTGCCACTTGGAAGAGTATCAAGAAGTTATTTACTGGGGATTTCGTTGTGGACACCAATGCTGCATTGCACAAGGAACAGTTCACAGCGTTTGTGCGTGATGTGAAAGATTCACTGCGAAATGACGGACTACAGTTGAGCTTGACGGTGCTGCCTAATGTCAACTCCACGT GGTACTTTGATGCGCCTGCATTGAACGGTCTCGTTGACTTTGTTAATCTCGCCGCCTTTGATTTCCTCACACCTGCCCGCAATCCCGATGAGGCGGACTACACTTCGCCACTGTACAGTTCTGCGACCCAAAATCGCCTAGATCACTACAATATCGACTTCCAAGTGCAGCACTGGCTGCAGCAAGGATTCCCCTCCCAAAAACTGAACTTGGGTATTGCTAGCTACGGCAATGCTTGGAAACTAACCGCAGAATCGGGCATCGAAGGCACACCCGTTGTGCAACACACTGAAGGTGCTGCACCAGCTGGCTTGCAATCCCAAAAAGCTGGTAGACTGAGCTATCCCGAGATCTGTGGCAAGttggaaaatcaaaacaataagTACTTGAAGGGTAACGATTCGCCTCTGAGGCGTGTCACCGATCCAACGAAGCGCCACGGCACCTTTGCATTCCGTGCCGTGCAAGAGGGCATCACCGAGGGTCTGTGGATTAGCTACGATGACTTGGAAACAGCATCCAACAAAGCGGATTATGTGCGTGTCAAGAATCTGGGCGGCGTGGCGTTCTTCGATTTGAGTTACGATGATTTCCGTGGACAGTGCACAAATGACAGATATCCATTATTGCGTGCCATCAAATATCGCttgtaa
- the LOC132786752 gene encoding chitinase-like protein Idgf3: MRSLWLGFGLALSVVLLSAPLQVSAGPNLICYYDSRGFLRQGLAQFTLPDLELALQFCTHVIYGYAGIHPETFEMQSINRPLDYDNRHFAQITQFKDKYPYVKFLLSVGGDRDTEFEEKYVKLLESGVQGQRRFIESARDLVRRFNFDGLDLAFELPRNKPRKVHSDVGMAWKSFKKFFTGDFVVDTNADTHKTQMTELVSQLSNSLKANDLLLSLTVLPNVNSSWYYDAPAIATKVDFINLGTFDFLTPARNPEEADYTAPLYEINSDNRLPHYSVNFQMEHWLLQRVPANKLNIGIATYGRAWKLTLDSDHVDQPVVTNTNGEAQAGPQTKTPGMLNWAEICKLLPNPSNVNGKGGDAPIKRVSDATKRLGSFAYRVADSDGAHGLWVSYDDPETAGSKAQYARAKNLGGVALFDLTLDDFRGQCTGDRFPMLRAIKYRLL, from the exons ATGCGCTCTCTTTGGCTCGGCTTCGGCTTGGCGCTCAGTGTTGTGTTGCTTTCAGCTCCACTGCAAGTGAGCGCTGgtccaaatttaatttgctattACGACTCACGGGGCTTTCTGAGACAAG GTCTGGCTCAGTTTACATTACCTGATTTGGAGCTGGCATTGCAGTTTTGCACTCACGTGATCTACGGTTATGCGGGCATTCATCCGGAAACCTTTGAGATGCAGAGCATCAATCGACCACTGGACTACGATAATCGTCACTTTGCCCAGATCACACAGTTTAAGGATAAGTATCCCTACGTCAAGTTCTTGTTGAGCGTTGGCGGTGATCGTGATACTGAATTTGAGGAGAAATATGTCAAGCTACTGGAATCCGGTGTGCAGGGACAAAGACGTTTCATTGAATCGGCCAGGGACTTGGTGCGTCGCTTCAACTTCGATGGCCTCGACTTGGCCTTCGAGCTGCCACGCAATAAGCCACGCAAGGTGCACTCCGATGTGGGCATGGCATGGAAGAGTTTCAAGAAGTTCTTCACCGGCGATTTCGTTGTGGACACCAATGCCGATACACACAAAACCCAGATGACTGAGCTGGTCTCTCAGCTGAGCAACTCTCTCAAAGCCAACGATCTTCTGCTCTCGCTCACCGTGCTGCCCAATGTCAACTCCAGTT ggtattatgATGCACCTGCCATCGCCACTAAGGTTGACTTTATCAATCTGGGCACCTTCGATTTCCTGACTCCCGCCCGTAATCCTGAGGAAGCCGACTACACTGCGCCGCTCTACGAGATCAACAGCGATAATCGTCTGCCCCACTACAGCGTCAACTTCCAGATGGAGCATTGGCTGCTTCAGCGCGTGCCAGCCAACAAGCTGAACATTGGCATTGCCACCTATGGACGTGCCTGGAAACTGACTTTGGACTCGGACCATGTAGACCAGCCTGTGGTAACGAACACTAATGGTGAAGCACAAGCTGGACCGCAAACAAAGACACCCGGAATGCTCAACTGGGCGGAGATCTGCAAGTTGCTGCCCAATCCCAGCAACGTCAATGGCAAAGGCGGCGATGCGCCCATCAAACGTGTCTCCGATGCCACGAAGCGTCTGGGAAGTTTTGCATATCGTGTGGCCGATTCGGATGGCGCCCATGGACTGTGGGTCAGCTACGATGATCCAGAGACGGCAGGCAGCAAGGCACAATATGCGAGGGCCAAGAATCTGGGCGGCGTTGCCCTCTTCGATCTGACGCTGGACGATTTCCGTGGCCAATGCACCGGAGATCGTTTCCCCATGCTGCGTGCCATCAAATATCGACTGCTCTAA
- the LOC132786743 gene encoding chitinase-like protein Idgf2: MKVLALLLALPCIFGYVTKDEPNLVCFYNSESLLREDRGQLSNKVLELGLQFCSHLIYGYAGIRGATYEAYSLNENLDIKQHQFTEVTALKRKYPKLKVLLSVGGDRDPQNDRYIELLEGGKARQAGFIQSAFALVKNYGFDGLDLSYQFPRNKPRKVHSGLGNFWKSLKKPFTGDFVVDPDANKHKDQFTTFARDIKDTFYPGGFLLSLTVLPNVNSSWYFDVPALNKIVDIVNLAAFDFLTPERNPEEADYTASLHNPEAQNRLNHYNVDFQAQYWLNRGFAPNKINLGVASYGNAWKLTSGSGTTGTPVVSDTEGPAPPGPYSRKAGLLSFAEVCSQLVNPENHVKKDDQSALHRSAFGNYAFRPATGREAGIWISYDDLDTISHKTNYAKTNLGGVALFDLGYDDFGGLCSGDQYPVLRTIKYRLGAGSLVPGTNKTTSRNNRRH, translated from the exons ATGAAAGTGCTAGCTTTACTTTTGGCACTGCCATGCATTTTTGGCTATGTCACAAAGGACGAACCAAATTTGGTGTGCTTCTACAATTCCGAAAGTTTATTACGTGAAG ATCGAGGCCAGTTGTCTAATAAAGTTTTGGAACTTGGTCTGCAGTTCTGTTCGCATTTGATTTATGGCTATGCAGGAATACGAGGTGCCACCTATGAAGCCTACAGTTTGAATGAAAATCTGGACATTAAGCAACATCAGTTTACTGAAGTAACCGCACTAAAACGCAAATATCCTAAGCTCAAGGTCCTGCTGAGTGTGGGCGGTGATCGCGATCCCCAGAATGATAGATACATCGAGCTGCTCGAAGGAGGAAAGGCACGTCAAGCAGGATTTATCCAGTCGGCTTTCGCTCTGGTGAAGAACTATGGATTCGATGGCCTTGATCTATCATATCAATTTCCACGCAACAAGCCCAGAAAAGTTCACTCAGGCCTTGGAAACTTTTGGAAATCTCTTAAGAAGCCATTCACAGGCGATTTTGTTGTAGATCCTGATGCTAATAAGCACAAGGATCAGTTTACGACGTTTGCTCGTGATATCAAGGATACGTTTTATCCTGGCGGCTTTCTACTAAGTTTGACCGTGCTGCCCAATGTCAACTCATCTT GGTACTTTGATGTTCCTGCATTGAACAAGATTGTTGATATTGTGAATCTGGCCGCCTTTGATTTCCTCACACCAGAACGCAATCCGGAGGAAGCGGACTACACAGCTTCACTTCATAATCCGGAAGCTCAGAATCGTTTGAACCATTATAACGTTGATTTTCAGGCGCAATATTGGCTAAACCGTGGTTTTGCCCCcaacaaaatcaatttggGAGTTGCCAGCTACGGCAATGCTTGGAAACTAACCAGTGGATCAGGTACAACTGGCACTCCCGTCGTTTCAGACACAGAGGGTCCCGCACCACCAGGTCCATATTCGAGGAAGGCTGGCCTGCTCAGCTTTGCGGAAGTTTGCTCTCAGCTGGTCAATCCAGAGAACCATGTTAAAAAGGACGATCAGTCAGCGTTGCATCGCAGTGCTTTCGGGAATTACGCTTTCCGTCCAGCAACGGGACGTGAAGCAGGCATCTGGATTAGTTACGATGATTTGGATACCATCTCCCACAAGACGAACTATGCTAAAACCAATCTGGGAGGTGTCGCTCTATTCGATCTGGGCTATGATGACTTTGGTGGCTTGTGCAGTGGAGATCAATACCCAGTACTACGCACCATCAAATATCGCTTGGGAGCTGGTTCGCTTGTCCCAGGAACCAACAAAACGACTTCTCGGAATAATCGTAGACATTAA